A region of Gloeocapsopsis sp. IPPAS B-1203 DNA encodes the following proteins:
- a CDS encoding HU family DNA-binding protein encodes MNKGELVDAIADKASVTKKQADAVLTAALETIIEAVSSGDKVTLVGFGSFEPRERKAREGRNPKTGDKMDIPATKVPAFSAGKLFREKVSPDKD; translated from the coding sequence ATGAACAAAGGTGAATTAGTAGATGCGATCGCAGACAAGGCGAGTGTCACCAAAAAGCAAGCCGATGCAGTCTTAACCGCAGCTTTAGAAACAATCATCGAAGCTGTTTCTTCTGGCGATAAAGTGACTCTGGTAGGTTTCGGTTCATTTGAGCCACGCGAGCGTAAAGCCCGTGAAGGTCGTAACCCAAAAACGGGTGATAAAATGGATATCCCAGCAACAAAAGTGCCTGCATTTTCGGCTGGGAAGCTTTTCAGAGAAAAAGTTTCACCGGACAAAGACTAG
- a CDS encoding sugar ABC transporter substrate-binding protein yields MSITPVFFSKIRGWKRLGIFALLGLTLSWVVSCGTGNVNNSTQQSASGNSNVEFWTMQLQPQFTEFFTDLIGTFETENPDIKVNWVDVPWSAMESKILTAMSARTAPDVVNLNPSFASQLATRNAWLDLDSKVSADVRQTYLPNIWKASTINGKSFGLPWYLTTRLTIYNTDLLNQAGVSQPPTTYAELATVARQVKEKTGKYAFFTTFVPEDSAEVLESFVQMGVNLVDAQGKAAFNTPEGRAVFQYWVDLYRNELIPPEALTQGHRYGIEQYQAGQTALLASGPEFLRTIAKNAPAIAQVSATAPQITGPTGKKNVAVMNLVIPNNTDQPDAALKFALYVTNNQNQLAFAKAANVLPSTVAALSDDYFQAIPADAPTVEKARVVSASQLQQAEVLVPAMENLNVLQRTIYDNLQAAMLGEKTVDQAVTDAAAEWDGRG; encoded by the coding sequence ATGTCAATAACCCCAGTATTTTTTAGCAAAATTAGAGGTTGGAAACGCCTCGGAATTTTTGCCTTGTTAGGTTTGACCTTGAGTTGGGTTGTTAGTTGTGGTACTGGTAACGTCAATAATAGTACCCAGCAATCGGCATCAGGTAACAGCAATGTAGAATTCTGGACGATGCAACTCCAGCCACAATTTACAGAGTTCTTTACAGATCTGATCGGTACTTTTGAAACAGAAAACCCTGACATTAAAGTGAACTGGGTAGATGTGCCCTGGTCAGCCATGGAGAGCAAAATCCTAACTGCAATGTCTGCACGCACAGCACCAGATGTGGTGAATTTAAACCCCAGTTTTGCTTCTCAGCTAGCAACTCGAAATGCTTGGTTAGATTTAGATTCTAAGGTGAGTGCGGATGTTCGCCAAACTTATTTACCCAATATTTGGAAAGCAAGCACAATTAATGGTAAAAGCTTTGGTTTACCTTGGTATCTCACAACACGCTTGACAATTTATAACACTGATTTGTTAAATCAAGCAGGTGTCAGTCAACCACCAACAACCTATGCAGAACTAGCAACAGTGGCTCGACAAGTTAAAGAAAAAACTGGGAAGTACGCCTTTTTTACCACTTTTGTTCCCGAAGATTCTGCTGAAGTTTTAGAATCTTTTGTGCAAATGGGAGTTAATTTGGTAGACGCGCAAGGCAAAGCCGCGTTTAATACTCCTGAAGGTAGAGCTGTATTTCAATATTGGGTGGACTTGTATCGCAATGAACTGATTCCACCAGAAGCGTTGACTCAAGGACACAGATATGGTATAGAGCAGTATCAAGCTGGACAAACGGCTTTATTAGCATCAGGTCCAGAGTTTTTAAGAACGATCGCCAAAAATGCGCCAGCGATCGCCCAAGTTTCGGCAACTGCACCACAAATTACAGGTCCGACAGGCAAGAAAAACGTTGCAGTGATGAACTTAGTGATTCCTAACAACACAGACCAACCTGATGCGGCTTTAAAATTTGCCTTATACGTCACTAACAACCAAAATCAACTTGCCTTTGCCAAAGCAGCAAATGTCTTACCCTCAACTGTAGCAGCGCTCTCAGACGACTACTTTCAGGCAATACCAGCAGATGCACCAACTGTCGAAAAAGCACGCGTTGTGAGTGCAAGTCAATTGCAGCAAGCTGAAGTGTTGGTTCCAGCAATGGAAAATCTCAACGTCTTACAAAGAACAATTTACGATAATCTTCAAGCCGCAATGTTGGGCGAGAAAACTGTAGATCAAGCTGTTACCGACGCTGCTGCTGAGTGGGATGGAAGAGGTTAG
- a CDS encoding NAD(P)/FAD-dependent oxidoreductase → MTIDYDVVIIGGSLAGRYAAILATQFEAKVALVESPQQEIFAHLLTPYALTCLGKLRQQCSDIALGAVNTSTVQWAEIMQGVKGVVANTEEQYSPAVLAALGVDLISGIGQFEHTSTLTFNVNRRQLRSRNFLLATNSRPVIPHIEGLEATGYYTTSDILPVLNSANLPTRWVIMGGDPSGIQMAQIFTRFGLDVTLIVRHSRILPQEDPEITQLIQAALEAEGVRILTATPVSQIKQIQGKKWVQAGNQAIETDEILLCAGQQPDLVHLNLEAVGVRSHRNRLVLNAKLQTTHPRIYACGDAIGGYSFPNIANYEAAIALKNSLFFPRHRVDYSSIPWAVFCDPQLARVGLTERQARRGYGDVVVLRQYFKSVTAAQLEMVTTGVCQVVLLPTGEIVGATIVGSYAAELIHVFGLAIAQRMKIDKIAQLAPVYPSFAEIFEQVAILAYQSHLIRPSILDRFLSLWRR, encoded by the coding sequence ATGACAATTGACTACGATGTCGTAATTATTGGCGGTAGCCTTGCAGGACGCTACGCAGCGATTCTCGCAACTCAATTTGAAGCTAAAGTGGCGCTAGTAGAATCTCCGCAGCAAGAGATTTTTGCTCATCTTTTGACACCGTATGCTTTAACCTGTTTAGGAAAATTGCGGCAGCAGTGTAGTGATATAGCATTGGGTGCAGTTAACACAAGTACTGTACAGTGGGCAGAAATAATGCAAGGAGTTAAGGGCGTTGTCGCTAATACCGAAGAACAATATTCCCCTGCTGTTTTAGCCGCATTGGGAGTTGATTTGATTTCTGGTATTGGGCAGTTTGAACACACTTCTACACTGACTTTTAATGTAAATCGGCGTCAATTGCGATCGCGTAATTTTTTACTTGCAACTAATTCTCGTCCTGTCATTCCCCATATTGAAGGATTAGAAGCAACAGGTTACTATACAACTTCAGATATTTTACCTGTTCTAAATTCTGCTAACCTGCCGACTCGATGGGTGATTATGGGCGGCGATCCATCTGGAATTCAAATGGCGCAAATCTTCACGCGCTTTGGTTTAGATGTGACTTTAATCGTCAGACATTCGCGCATTCTTCCTCAAGAAGATCCAGAAATTACGCAATTAATTCAAGCTGCATTGGAAGCTGAAGGTGTCCGCATCCTGACAGCAACACCTGTGAGTCAAATCAAGCAGATTCAAGGTAAAAAATGGGTGCAAGCCGGAAATCAAGCAATTGAAACTGATGAGATTTTATTGTGTGCTGGACAACAGCCAGATCTAGTGCATCTTAACTTGGAAGCAGTGGGCGTGCGCTCGCACCGTAATCGTCTGGTGTTAAACGCGAAACTGCAAACAACACACCCTCGAATCTATGCTTGTGGTGATGCAATTGGCGGTTATTCGTTTCCGAACATTGCTAATTATGAAGCGGCCATCGCCCTCAAAAATAGTTTGTTTTTCCCAAGACATCGAGTAGACTATAGCAGCATTCCTTGGGCAGTTTTTTGCGATCCTCAGTTAGCAAGAGTAGGATTGACAGAAAGACAAGCCCGACGTGGTTATGGTGATGTAGTGGTGTTGCGACAGTATTTCAAAAGCGTAACGGCGGCTCAATTGGAAATGGTAACAACTGGAGTCTGTCAAGTCGTACTTTTACCAACTGGAGAAATCGTCGGTGCTACTATTGTAGGTTCCTATGCCGCAGAATTGATTCACGTTTTTGGCTTGGCGATCGCCCAACGAATGAAAATTGATAAAATTGCTCAGCTTGCTCCGGTTTATCCGAGTTTTGCGGAAATTTTTGAGCAAGTCGCTATTTTGGCGTATCAATCACACCTAATTCGTCCTTCGATTTTGGATCGGTTTTTATCTTTGTGGCGTCGTTAA
- a CDS encoding four helix bundle protein — protein sequence MDIAEQVYLLTQSFPKQETYGLTNQLQKAAVSIPSNIAEGHTRDSTKEFLHFIIYSVRFTSRIGNTITPSTKI from the coding sequence ATGGATATTGCTGAACAAGTTTATCTTTTGACACAAAGTTTTCCTAAGCAAGAAACTTACGGTTTAACAAATCAATTACAAAAAGCTGCTGTTTCAATTCCTTCCAACATAGCAGAAGGGCATACAAGAGATTCTACAAAGGAATTTTTACACTTTATTATCTATAGCGTTAGGTTCACTAGCAGAATTGGAAACACAATTACTCCTAGCACAAAAATTTAA
- a CDS encoding pilus assembly protein PilO, translating into MTITEDFIPEETIEFQPVAPSYPKAFGVTLTPGVSGVLIALLGLAGGVYLVVNLLMPTWQRHQELQASRDEKNALVAQKQLTIQQAEQVRAELAQVRQQNAQVLTLFADERTLDTLLLDLNRVVESGNAQLPQNAPRARLKRFVPINQSPEIVSDGSLGSAVNGKLKRQAVNIELEGTFEQTQAIIRNIERLQPLLIVKDYQSSLAQSGDQQAGVIQPGGPVITTSFQLEALMPASPAEAASAASNPEQQ; encoded by the coding sequence ATGACGATCACTGAAGACTTTATTCCCGAAGAAACTATCGAGTTTCAACCTGTCGCACCAAGTTATCCTAAGGCATTTGGTGTCACTCTCACTCCTGGCGTAAGTGGCGTGCTGATTGCGCTGTTGGGGCTAGCAGGTGGTGTTTACTTGGTTGTTAATTTGTTGATGCCAACTTGGCAAAGACACCAAGAATTGCAAGCCAGTCGAGATGAGAAAAATGCCCTCGTAGCACAAAAACAACTCACAATCCAGCAAGCTGAACAAGTACGAGCCGAGTTAGCTCAAGTAAGACAGCAAAATGCTCAAGTTCTCACTTTATTTGCTGACGAGCGAACACTAGATACTTTGTTGTTAGATCTTAATCGTGTTGTTGAATCGGGTAATGCCCAACTACCACAGAATGCACCTAGAGCTAGACTCAAGCGTTTTGTCCCTATCAATCAGTCACCCGAAATTGTCTCTGATGGCAGTTTAGGGTCTGCCGTCAATGGTAAACTGAAACGTCAAGCTGTCAATATTGAGCTAGAAGGAACTTTTGAGCAAACTCAAGCAATCATCCGCAACATTGAGCGGTTACAGCCTTTATTAATTGTTAAAGATTATCAATCATCCTTGGCACAAAGTGGCGACCAGCAAGCTGGTGTTATCCAGCCAGGAGGACCAGTCATTACAACATCTTTTCAGTTAGAGGCATTAATGCCAGCTAGCCCTGCTGAAGCAGCATCAGCAGCAAGTAATCCAGAGCAACAGTAA
- the cobD gene encoding threonine-phosphate decarboxylase CobD — MMRPTHGGNLVWAAAVAGCSPSEILDFSASINPLGPPKSAIAAIQAHLGELGAYPDPNYWELRTALGQWHQLPPEWILPGNGSAELLTWAGWDLAQLTKTFLSTPAFADYYRALKAFGAKVQECPLELEKLEDRQDACPTFSNSLECGLLLNNPHNPTGQMFLREKILPYLEQFALVVVDEAFMDFLPPEQEQSLICVVQEYPNLVILRSLTKFYSLPGLRLGYAIAHPDRLQSWQQRRDPWSINTLAAAAAVAVIQDREFQQRTWKWLPSARIELFEGLSQISGLRPYQSSANFLLVQTEHLSSTLQEKLLQHDQILIRDCLSFPTLGDRFFRVAVRSEVENKRLLQALKERSEDAGADLRFRGQRSGGV, encoded by the coding sequence TTGATGCGACCTACTCACGGGGGAAATTTAGTCTGGGCAGCAGCCGTTGCTGGCTGTTCCCCTAGCGAGATTCTGGATTTTTCTGCAAGTATTAACCCTTTGGGACCACCAAAGAGTGCGATCGCTGCTATTCAAGCGCATCTAGGCGAACTAGGCGCTTATCCAGACCCCAATTATTGGGAACTCCGCACTGCGTTAGGTCAATGGCATCAATTACCACCCGAATGGATTCTGCCGGGGAATGGCTCGGCAGAATTGCTTACCTGGGCGGGCTGGGATTTGGCACAACTTACCAAAACTTTCTTATCTACCCCAGCCTTTGCTGATTACTACCGCGCTTTGAAGGCTTTTGGTGCGAAAGTACAGGAATGTCCTTTGGAGTTGGAGAAACTAGAGGACAGGCAAGATGCCTGCCCCACTTTTTCTAATTCTTTAGAGTGCGGTTTACTTTTGAATAATCCTCACAATCCTACGGGGCAGATGTTTTTACGAGAAAAAATTCTGCCTTATCTTGAGCAATTTGCTTTAGTTGTCGTGGATGAAGCATTTATGGATTTTCTGCCACCAGAACAAGAACAAAGCTTGATTTGTGTGGTACAAGAATATCCAAATTTGGTAATTTTGCGATCGCTGACTAAATTTTATAGTTTACCTGGGCTGCGGCTAGGATATGCGATCGCTCACCCAGATCGCTTACAAAGCTGGCAACAACGGCGCGATCCGTGGTCGATTAATACGCTTGCTGCGGCGGCGGCTGTTGCGGTAATTCAAGACCGCGAGTTTCAACAGCGAACCTGGAAATGGCTGCCATCTGCAAGAATAGAACTGTTTGAGGGTTTATCTCAAATATCAGGTTTGCGACCATATCAAAGTAGTGCTAATTTCTTACTCGTGCAGACTGAACACTTAAGTTCTACCTTGCAAGAAAAGTTACTACAGCATGACCAAATTTTAATTCGCGATTGTCTGAGTTTTCCCACATTAGGCGATCGCTTTTTCCGCGTAGCAGTACGTTCAGAGGTAGAGAATAAACGTTTATTACAGGCATTGAAGGAGAGGTCAGAGGACGCTGGCGCAGACCTTCGGTTCAGAGGTCAGAGGTCAGGGGGAGTTTAG
- a CDS encoding PilN domain-containing protein, which translates to MLGGETAPLYLGIAIGVILPAMIGGAWLVLQTRNGQLENENAQLDAELSRLGLQEQEIQTTQAQINQVRTETQALATVFNQIRPWSAMLQDMRDRIPRAVQIETLRQTAAATPQQDPQAANNTNNQQQGQQNTEQDQQNAEQQNQQPTQIPVGSIEITGVARSFNDVNDFLLTLQQSAFLKSTDTRIVTAELVNIGEPGTVAVPQANASAVATPQAVRYTIQSTLSDVPASELLRELERKGTLGLVTRIRTLQQKGVIQQ; encoded by the coding sequence ATGCTGGGCGGTGAGACTGCACCACTTTATTTAGGAATCGCGATTGGAGTGATTTTACCAGCGATGATCGGCGGCGCATGGTTAGTTCTGCAAACTCGTAATGGACAACTAGAGAACGAAAATGCTCAACTTGATGCTGAATTAAGCCGCTTGGGACTTCAAGAACAAGAAATTCAAACAACACAAGCGCAAATCAATCAAGTCCGTACTGAAACTCAAGCTTTAGCGACAGTATTTAATCAAATTCGTCCTTGGTCAGCGATGTTACAGGATATGCGCGATCGCATTCCTCGTGCCGTACAAATTGAAACCCTCCGGCAAACTGCCGCTGCAACTCCCCAACAAGATCCGCAGGCTGCAAATAATACTAACAATCAACAGCAAGGTCAACAAAATACTGAACAAGATCAACAAAATGCTGAACAACAAAACCAGCAACCTACTCAAATTCCCGTAGGTAGTATCGAAATTACTGGAGTTGCTCGCTCTTTTAATGATGTCAACGATTTCTTGCTAACACTGCAACAATCTGCCTTTCTCAAGTCTACAGATACTAGAATTGTTACTGCTGAGTTAGTAAATATTGGTGAACCTGGTACCGTGGCTGTACCGCAAGCGAATGCTTCTGCCGTTGCGACTCCTCAAGCGGTCAGGTACACAATTCAATCAACATTGAGCGATGTTCCTGCCTCTGAGTTGTTAAGAGAACTAGAGCGCAAGGGTACATTAGGATTGGTAACTCGCATTCGCACACTGCAACAAAAAGGTGTGATTCAACAATGA
- a CDS encoding type IV pilus secretin family protein has product MKQLPGSGMILAGATITLLAAQPVWAAATQVTAVRLNPTNQGLNVILETAAGDRPQIFTSSRGNALVADIINTQLRTPQGNNFRQDNPAPGISSVSVTQLDQNSVRLVVTGTTNAPSSQPAAKTAQGITFNISPVSGAPVAQQPPTNQTPAPQQPQQTPANQTPGVLVPNPDVQIQGAPTPQPGTQTPPPFLPRAVAPPVGDIAVSNVDSSASTIDLETTERVPRLVLREAPVREVLALLARAAGLNLAFSAAPAPGTQQAQAEPTPGGEDGPRISLDIENESVQDVFNYVLRISGLQANRTGRTIFVAPRLTNEARNVIVRSLRLNQINVSSALNFLVAMGAESAVSRERVVTSVNAVPVGGSATPVTQTQTSTETRVETQRIDFQDSIPLLRGLQVVGDERTNSVSLIGTPRQVEIATEQLVQVDSRRRQVAVNVKIVDVNLLDTNQFNTSFSFGLGDNFFQFNNAGNAIINFGRNTSPAGFSGNQLRNFTSRFLAQLETSIENGYAKILTDPTLTVQEGQTAQVNLTTEVPGGIQVQFISPSEGANAIPVRTVDIREAGLSLAIQITRIDDNGFVNLSVAPSVSAPTQTLDTGDGGLVTFLSTRSFSSGQIRLRDRQTLVISGIIQESDRAEVRKVPILGDIPLLGALFRRTNKVNQRQEVIVLLTPQVLDDSQNATAGYNYTPSPEVRQMLERQGFQSR; this is encoded by the coding sequence GTGAAACAGCTTCCAGGTAGTGGAATGATATTAGCTGGAGCAACCATCACGTTGCTAGCAGCGCAACCAGTGTGGGCAGCAGCAACACAAGTCACAGCAGTACGCCTGAATCCGACAAATCAGGGGTTGAATGTCATTTTAGAAACTGCTGCAGGCGATCGCCCGCAAATATTCACCAGTAGCCGAGGTAACGCCTTGGTTGCGGATATCATCAATACGCAGTTACGCACGCCACAAGGTAACAATTTTCGGCAAGATAACCCAGCACCAGGAATTAGCTCAGTCAGCGTCACTCAGCTTGATCAAAATAGCGTCCGGCTAGTTGTTACAGGAACTACTAACGCTCCTAGTAGCCAGCCTGCGGCTAAAACTGCTCAAGGAATTACCTTCAACATCAGTCCTGTATCAGGTGCACCTGTCGCCCAGCAACCTCCTACAAATCAAACTCCCGCACCACAGCAACCACAACAAACACCTGCAAATCAAACTCCTGGAGTTCTTGTTCCTAATCCTGATGTCCAAATTCAAGGCGCACCTACACCACAGCCAGGAACACAAACGCCACCGCCTTTCTTACCACGAGCCGTTGCTCCACCTGTAGGCGATATTGCTGTTTCTAATGTAGATTCTTCTGCATCAACAATTGATTTAGAAACTACCGAACGCGTACCGCGCCTAGTACTGCGCGAAGCCCCTGTCAGAGAAGTCTTAGCCCTTCTTGCTCGTGCCGCTGGGCTTAACCTCGCGTTTAGTGCAGCCCCCGCACCTGGAACACAACAAGCACAAGCTGAGCCTACCCCTGGTGGTGAAGATGGACCAAGAATTTCTTTGGATATTGAAAACGAGTCAGTACAAGACGTTTTTAATTACGTCCTGCGCATCAGTGGACTACAAGCTAACCGCACTGGAAGGACAATTTTTGTTGCTCCCAGACTGACAAATGAAGCCCGTAACGTCATTGTTCGCAGCTTGCGCCTCAATCAAATCAATGTGAGCAGTGCTTTAAACTTTTTAGTTGCAATGGGCGCAGAAAGTGCTGTCAGCCGCGAAAGAGTTGTCACTAGCGTGAATGCTGTTCCTGTAGGTGGTTCGGCAACACCTGTCACCCAGACACAAACGAGTACAGAAACCAGAGTCGAAACTCAGCGGATTGACTTTCAAGATTCGATACCACTTTTACGCGGTTTACAGGTAGTAGGAGATGAACGCACAAACTCTGTGAGCTTAATCGGTACTCCTCGCCAAGTTGAAATTGCTACTGAACAGTTAGTTCAAGTTGATTCGCGTCGCCGTCAAGTGGCTGTCAACGTCAAGATTGTTGATGTCAACCTGTTAGACACTAATCAGTTCAATACTAGTTTTTCTTTTGGGCTTGGTGACAACTTCTTTCAATTCAATAATGCAGGAAACGCCATTATTAATTTTGGCAGAAATACTTCGCCAGCAGGCTTTAGTGGCAACCAGCTACGAAATTTCACTAGCAGATTTCTAGCTCAGCTGGAAACCTCTATCGAAAATGGTTACGCCAAAATCTTGACCGATCCAACTCTTACTGTACAGGAAGGACAAACAGCACAAGTAAACTTGACAACAGAAGTACCTGGAGGTATCCAAGTACAGTTTATTTCTCCTTCTGAAGGCGCTAATGCCATTCCTGTACGAACAGTAGATATCCGAGAGGCTGGTTTATCTCTTGCAATTCAAATTACTCGGATTGATGACAATGGTTTTGTGAACTTGTCTGTAGCACCTAGTGTATCTGCACCTACTCAGACATTAGACACCGGAGATGGTGGACTTGTTACTTTCTTGAGTACAAGAAGCTTTTCTTCAGGTCAAATTCGGCTACGCGATCGCCAAACTCTCGTTATTTCCGGCATCATTCAGGAATCTGATCGAGCCGAAGTTCGCAAAGTTCCTATTTTGGGTGATATTCCGCTGCTAGGGGCACTCTTTAGAAGAACCAATAAGGTGAATCAACGTCAAGAGGTGATTGTATTACTCACGCCTCAAGTTTTGGATGACTCACAGAATGCCACGGCAGGTTACAACTATACTCCAAGCCCAGAGGTACGACAGATGCTAGAACGTCAAGGGTTTCAGTCTCGATGA
- a CDS encoding single-stranded DNA-binding protein produces MNTCILMAEIVQAPQLRYTSDNMALAEMLVQFPGLRAEDSPATLKAVGWGNLAQEIEQNYQQGDRVIIEGRLSMNTFERSEGFKEKRAELTVQRIHAVDKTVDTTATKANPKTAPDSVSSRSEKAPKANLDTSTSTATTSTATASRTDVIADFATYEPPVRTSAPLPPSEDQDIDDIPF; encoded by the coding sequence ATGAACACTTGTATTTTGATGGCAGAAATTGTGCAAGCGCCACAACTGCGTTATACGTCTGACAACATGGCGTTAGCAGAAATGCTGGTTCAGTTTCCTGGTTTACGGGCAGAAGATTCCCCTGCAACACTAAAAGCTGTTGGGTGGGGTAACTTGGCGCAAGAGATTGAACAAAATTATCAGCAAGGCGATCGCGTCATTATTGAAGGTCGCTTGAGTATGAATACTTTTGAGCGTTCTGAGGGATTCAAAGAAAAACGTGCCGAGTTGACAGTACAGCGCATTCACGCGGTTGATAAAACTGTAGATACAACAGCTACAAAAGCCAACCCCAAAACTGCACCAGATTCTGTCAGTTCGCGTTCTGAAAAAGCCCCCAAAGCTAATTTAGACACGAGCACTTCAACTGCAACAACTTCTACAGCTACAGCTAGTAGAACGGACGTAATTGCTGACTTTGCGACTTACGAACCACCTGTAAGAACATCAGCGCCGTTACCACCCAGCGAAGACCAGGATATCGACGATATTCCGTTTTAA
- a CDS encoding type IV pilus biogenesis protein PilM: MFNRFQIPPNRFQILPKRSKGVGIELAPERINIAQLRKQGQGIRLVAFSSVPVPEGIFQDGQIIDPPALAEIIQSALAQSKIKAKRVATAVPGRDSLVRLIPLPAELDDQELREMVLNHEAGLYLPYPREEADVDYQKLGYFVDEDGIEKVQVLLVATRKEVTDLYIDTFQQAGLQVDVLEINSFALLRTIREKLREFPSQEAVVLVDIEFDNTEIAIIVDGIPQFSRTVPIGTFHLQGALLRALHLPMSRDTQVMLQSVVLPSATTDEMGAAIGTSVDPGTAAMLRVMGELIDELRRSLDFYLSQSENLEVAQILLAGPGGGLVNLDEFFQQRVNIPTIQIDPVAALSLEVDEKKISPGQRPGLGIVLGLGMREI; this comes from the coding sequence GTGTTTAACCGCTTCCAAATACCACCTAACCGCTTCCAGATACTACCTAAACGTAGCAAGGGAGTTGGCATTGAACTTGCTCCTGAACGAATTAATATAGCTCAGTTACGTAAACAAGGTCAGGGCATAAGACTGGTAGCGTTTTCTTCAGTTCCCGTACCTGAAGGAATTTTTCAAGATGGTCAGATTATTGATCCGCCAGCACTTGCAGAAATTATTCAATCAGCCTTAGCCCAGAGCAAAATTAAAGCCAAGCGAGTTGCTACCGCTGTTCCTGGAAGAGACTCACTAGTGCGTTTAATTCCCTTACCGGCTGAGTTAGATGACCAAGAATTACGTGAAATGGTCTTAAATCACGAAGCAGGTTTGTATTTGCCCTATCCTCGTGAAGAAGCGGATGTTGATTATCAAAAATTAGGGTACTTTGTTGATGAGGACGGCATTGAAAAAGTACAAGTCTTGCTCGTTGCTACCCGTAAAGAAGTCACAGACCTCTATATAGATACATTTCAACAAGCTGGGCTACAAGTTGATGTTTTAGAAATCAATAGTTTTGCCTTGTTGCGTACAATTCGTGAGAAATTACGCGAGTTTCCTTCACAGGAAGCTGTGGTTTTAGTTGATATTGAATTTGACAACACAGAAATTGCAATTATTGTAGATGGAATACCGCAGTTTTCGCGAACTGTCCCGATTGGTACATTTCATTTGCAAGGTGCGCTATTGCGGGCACTGCATTTACCAATGTCTAGAGACACGCAAGTCATGCTACAGTCTGTCGTTCTTCCCAGCGCAACAACAGATGAGATGGGAGCAGCGATCGGTACGAGTGTCGATCCTGGTACTGCAGCAATGCTGCGAGTGATGGGAGAGTTAATTGATGAATTACGGCGATCGCTCGACTTTTATCTTAGCCAAAGTGAAAATCTAGAAGTTGCACAAATACTCTTGGCAGGACCTGGTGGTGGATTAGTAAACTTAGATGAGTTTTTTCAACAACGAGTAAATATTCCCACCATACAAATCGATCCTGTGGCAGCTTTGTCTTTAGAAGTTGATGAGAAAAAAATCTCGCCTGGACAACGACCAGGACTAGGAATCGTTTTAGGTTTAGGAATGCGTGAAATTTAA